A single window of Chloracidobacterium sp. DNA harbors:
- a CDS encoding 5'-nucleotidase C-terminal domain-containing protein, with product MLRFIVSIVFVSAFTLTICGQNVRITILHVNDVYQFAPVDGGKRGGLARLLTLKKAALAENPNTIFTLGGDTVSPSVETLTYKGAQMIDAWNAVGIDYAVFGNHEFDIKTPDLLTRMKESKFKWLGANVIDSKTGKIFADTPPYVIREIGGIKLGIIGLLLPETKQTSSMEDSLTVTDYCSVAKTLVQEMREKGKVNAVIGLTHLSMAQDKELAKCAPFDLILGGHEHSLLQSSSNGTPIFKMTADARELGKFSLNFNSAKQLESFDWEIIPVTDKIADAPEFAPVFEKYRGLIERLAVYVGATSVTLDALSVSCRTKETNIGNFIADAYRSSVGADIGFVNGGSIRADLTYEPGVLTKRDVLSMLPFNNPIVKVEVSGKIIRQLLEHGVARSAVGEDSEPGRFPQISGVRFEYDVRKPAGSRVTSVMIGDQPLDDAKTYSVATSDFLVSRSGDGYTMFKDGKVVGAAATAPKDSDVFEAAIKNSPNSTIAPVLDGRIKRVN from the coding sequence ATGCTGAGATTTATAGTTTCAATTGTATTTGTTTCGGCGTTTACGCTCACGATATGCGGGCAGAACGTGCGGATCACGATCCTCCACGTAAACGATGTCTACCAGTTTGCTCCGGTCGACGGTGGTAAGCGAGGTGGACTGGCCCGGCTTCTGACGCTTAAAAAGGCTGCACTTGCCGAAAATCCGAACACGATATTCACGCTCGGAGGTGATACGGTTTCGCCATCGGTCGAGACCCTGACCTATAAAGGCGCTCAGATGATCGATGCTTGGAATGCGGTCGGGATCGATTACGCAGTATTTGGTAATCACGAATTTGATATTAAAACGCCGGATCTGCTAACGCGGATGAAGGAATCGAAATTCAAGTGGCTCGGCGCGAATGTGATCGATTCAAAAACCGGGAAGATCTTTGCCGATACGCCGCCATATGTGATCCGTGAGATCGGCGGGATCAAACTCGGTATTATCGGCTTACTGCTGCCTGAAACGAAACAAACGTCGTCAATGGAAGATAGTCTGACAGTCACGGACTATTGCTCGGTAGCGAAGACGCTAGTTCAGGAAATGCGCGAGAAAGGCAAGGTGAATGCCGTTATCGGCCTGACGCATCTTTCAATGGCGCAGGACAAGGAACTGGCAAAATGTGCACCATTTGACCTGATACTTGGCGGCCACGAGCATAGCCTTTTGCAGTCATCATCAAACGGTACGCCGATCTTTAAGATGACGGCTGACGCTCGCGAACTCGGTAAATTCAGCTTGAACTTTAATTCGGCGAAGCAGCTTGAGAGTTTTGACTGGGAGATCATCCCAGTAACGGACAAGATCGCTGACGCGCCCGAATTTGCTCCTGTCTTCGAAAAATACCGTGGCCTGATCGAGCGCCTTGCGGTGTACGTCGGTGCAACCTCCGTGACGCTGGATGCCCTGTCAGTTTCGTGCAGAACCAAGGAAACAAACATCGGGAACTTTATCGCCGATGCGTACCGAAGCTCCGTCGGAGCCGATATCGGATTCGTCAACGGCGGTTCGATCCGGGCGGATCTAACGTACGAACCGGGTGTACTGACCAAACGGGATGTGCTTTCAATGTTGCCGTTCAACAATCCGATCGTAAAGGTCGAGGTCAGCGGTAAGATTATCCGGCAATTGCTCGAGCACGGCGTTGCCCGCAGTGCCGTTGGCGAAGACAGTGAACCGGGACGGTTCCCACAGATCTCTGGTGTCAGATTTGAATACGACGTTAGGAAACCGGCCGGAAGCCGCGTTACATCGGTGATGATCGGTGATCAACCGCTCGATGATGCGAAAACCTATTCCGTAGCAACCTCGGATTTCCTGGTTTCCCGCTCAGGCGATGGTTACACGATGTTCAAGGATGGCAAGGTGGTTGGTGCGGCCGCGACGGCGCCAAAGGATTCGGACGTGTTTGAAGCGGCCATTAAGAATTCGCCGAATTCAACCATCGCTCCAGTACTCGATGGCCGAATAAAGCGGGTTAATTGA
- a CDS encoding tryptophan 2,3-dioxygenase — protein sequence MSSEYGINPPLSYNKYLKVRELLELQETLSEPTSHDELLFIVIHQTYELWFKQVLHEVDATVKWLGEGRTFRVNHSLRAVTAIEKVMVGQIHVLESMAQIGFLEFRDKLNPASGFQSMQFRELEFASGQKDESILNSFKSDEYSYARLKKRFDEPSLLDAFWSLLARSGFAADTHEEKVASIVEILATPEKYPDLFMMQDLLIDHDENISLWRYHHVMMVERMLGMKRGTGGSEGVGYLTSTLTKRFFPEIWEARTQLKIKDHD from the coding sequence ATGTCATCTGAATACGGAATCAACCCACCGCTCTCGTACAACAAGTATTTGAAAGTACGCGAACTTCTCGAACTTCAGGAAACGCTGTCTGAACCGACGAGTCACGACGAACTTTTGTTTATTGTCATCCATCAAACCTATGAACTGTGGTTCAAGCAGGTTCTTCACGAGGTGGACGCAACGGTCAAATGGCTCGGTGAGGGCCGAACCTTTCGGGTTAATCACAGCCTGCGGGCAGTGACGGCCATTGAGAAAGTTATGGTAGGGCAGATCCACGTGCTTGAATCGATGGCTCAGATCGGATTCCTTGAGTTTCGCGACAAACTCAACCCGGCGAGCGGATTCCAGTCGATGCAGTTTCGCGAACTCGAGTTTGCCTCAGGCCAAAAGGACGAGAGCATTCTAAACAGCTTTAAGTCAGACGAGTATTCGTATGCCCGACTCAAAAAGCGATTTGACGAACCCAGCCTTTTAGACGCATTTTGGTCGTTGCTTGCCCGCTCAGGTTTTGCGGCCGACACACACGAAGAAAAGGTCGCGTCTATCGTTGAAATATTGGCCACTCCGGAGAAGTACCCGGATCTGTTTATGATGCAAGATCTGTTGATCGACCACGACGAAAATATATCGCTCTGGCGATATCATCACGTAATGATGGTGGAACGGATGCTCGGTATGAAGCGCGGAACCGGAGGTTCGGAGGGCGTGGGCTATTTGACTTCAACGCTTACCAAGAGATTCTTCCCTGAAATATGGGAGGCCAGGACTCAACTTAAGATCAAAGATCACGATTAG
- a CDS encoding cold-shock protein: MSKAIGKVKWFNNAKGYGFIEQPGEQDIFVHYSAISGDGYKTLIQGQEVEFEVTNGPKGPQAENVATVI; this comes from the coding sequence ATGTCAAAAGCAATCGGCAAGGTCAAATGGTTTAATAACGCCAAAGGATATGGGTTCATCGAGCAGCCCGGTGAACAGGATATTTTCGTGCACTACAGCGCGATATCTGGTGATGGTTACAAGACCTTGATCCAGGGCCAAGAGGTCGAGTTCGAAGTGACCAACGGGCCGAAGGGGCCGCAGGCAGAGAACGTGGCGACTGTCATATAG
- a CDS encoding L-seryl-tRNA(Sec) selenium transferase: METERKAVPHQLRSLPSIDELLRLLSTHSTALEAGPVRIAEFARQAVDSIRREILAGTFTNDDVAGEAVSRVHDQWHRSQLARIKRVINATGVIVHTNLGRAPLSEAARTAISEASGYCTVEYDLEAGGRGHRGEYVEELVTRVTGAEAAIVVNNCAAAAFLVLTVFAASGEVIISRGELVEIGGDFRVPDVLKASGAVLCEVGTTNRTKITDYEKACSENTRMILRVHPSNYRIVGFTASPSIASLAELAEKKALVLFEDIGSGALLGLGDEPVPAKSLADGAHIVAFSGDKLLGGPQSGIIAGRRDLIEAIRMHPLYRVLRVGKLIYAGLGATLESFARGTAESEIPVLKMIGQSSDQIELRASKFVDTVRSTGCKIQLKIIGGNSVIGGGSAPDIHPVTALITLDHPEMSADAIERALRRSSTPIITRIEDDKVLIDLRTVTVGDEELLLRAIADIG, from the coding sequence ATGGAAACCGAACGAAAAGCTGTTCCTCACCAATTGCGCAGTTTGCCGTCGATCGATGAGCTGCTGCGTTTGCTCTCGACGCACTCGACCGCGTTGGAGGCCGGTCCGGTTCGCATCGCCGAATTTGCCCGGCAAGCGGTAGATTCGATCCGTCGTGAGATCCTCGCAGGAACCTTCACAAATGACGATGTAGCCGGCGAGGCCGTTTCCCGTGTCCACGATCAATGGCATCGCAGTCAGTTGGCGCGAATAAAGCGGGTGATCAACGCAACCGGTGTTATAGTCCACACCAATCTCGGTCGGGCGCCGCTATCAGAAGCGGCCCGAACCGCGATCAGCGAGGCATCCGGATATTGTACGGTCGAGTACGACCTCGAAGCAGGTGGCCGCGGACACCGTGGAGAATATGTCGAGGAACTCGTTACAAGAGTAACCGGGGCCGAAGCCGCGATCGTGGTCAACAATTGTGCAGCGGCCGCTTTTTTGGTGCTTACCGTCTTTGCGGCGAGCGGCGAGGTCATCATTTCACGTGGCGAACTCGTCGAGATCGGAGGTGACTTTCGCGTTCCGGATGTTCTCAAAGCTTCCGGTGCCGTTCTTTGTGAAGTCGGGACCACCAATCGAACAAAGATCACGGACTATGAAAAAGCCTGTAGTGAAAACACACGTATGATCCTCCGCGTGCATCCGTCGAACTACCGGATCGTCGGCTTTACTGCGTCACCGTCGATCGCGTCACTCGCTGAACTGGCCGAGAAAAAGGCATTGGTACTATTCGAGGACATCGGTTCCGGAGCGTTGCTCGGCCTCGGCGACGAACCGGTTCCGGCAAAGTCCTTGGCTGATGGGGCACATATCGTCGCATTTAGCGGCGACAAACTTCTCGGCGGCCCTCAATCAGGGATCATTGCCGGTCGCCGCGATCTGATCGAAGCGATCCGAATGCATCCGCTTTATCGTGTTTTACGTGTCGGCAAGCTCATCTATGCGGGTCTCGGTGCGACTTTGGAATCATTTGCACGCGGAACCGCTGAAAGCGAGATCCCGGTCTTGAAAATGATAGGTCAGAGTTCGGATCAAATTGAGCTGAGAGCTTCGAAATTTGTGGACACGGTCAGGTCAACCGGTTGCAAAATTCAGCTTAAAATAATTGGAGGTAATTCGGTGATCGGAGGCGGTTCGGCACCTGATATTCATCCGGTTACAGCACTTATTACTCTCGACCACCCTGAGATGTCGGCGGACGCTATTGAGAGAGCACTTAGGCGATCATCGACGCCTATCATCACCCGCATCGAGGACGATAAGGTGCTCATCGACTTGCGTACGGTCACGGTCGGCGATGAGGAATTACTGCTCAGAGCTATCGCCGACATCGGTTAG
- the serC gene encoding 3-phosphoserine/phosphohydroxythreonine transaminase, protein MTEKIYNLSAGPAMMPPPVLERAQRELLSVGGCGMSVMEISHRSTRFETILSNAESGMRKLLAVPENYRILFLQGGASMQFSMVPINLLPSGGSADYVITGAWGEKALAEARKAGNINVIYTSAENGYRTIPDPAELAFTQNAAYIHYTSNETIEGVEFKYEINAGGTPIVCDASSNILSKPIDIESYALLYAGAQKNIGPSGVTVVIIRDDMLDRVPNGLPSQLDYRKYAENNSMPNTPNTWGIYLIGLVCEWLKSEGGISEIERRNLAKATNLYSAIDASDGFYCGHAERSVRSLMNVTFRLLNEELEEKFCSEATDAGFDGLRGHRSLGGIRASIYNAFPLEGVEALVGFMQDFARRNG, encoded by the coding sequence ATGACCGAGAAGATCTACAACCTTAGTGCGGGTCCGGCCATGATGCCGCCGCCGGTGCTTGAACGAGCCCAACGTGAGCTACTCTCGGTCGGCGGATGCGGGATGAGCGTGATGGAGATCAGCCATCGTTCGACACGCTTTGAGACGATCCTTAGCAATGCTGAAAGCGGGATGCGTAAATTGCTTGCGGTACCTGAGAATTATCGCATCTTATTCTTGCAGGGCGGGGCCTCAATGCAATTCTCGATGGTGCCGATCAATTTACTGCCGTCAGGCGGATCAGCTGATTATGTAATAACTGGAGCATGGGGCGAAAAGGCTCTGGCTGAAGCTCGAAAAGCCGGTAATATCAACGTAATTTATACGTCGGCTGAAAATGGATATCGCACGATTCCGGATCCGGCCGAACTGGCGTTTACGCAAAATGCAGCATACATCCATTACACCTCGAACGAAACTATAGAGGGCGTGGAATTTAAGTATGAGATCAACGCCGGCGGTACGCCCATCGTCTGCGACGCTTCGTCAAATATTCTATCGAAGCCAATTGATATTGAGAGCTACGCGCTGCTCTACGCCGGAGCGCAAAAGAATATCGGCCCAAGCGGCGTGACGGTCGTAATTATTCGTGACGATATGCTAGACCGTGTGCCGAACGGATTGCCTTCACAATTGGATTATCGAAAGTATGCGGAAAATAATTCGATGCCCAACACTCCCAACACTTGGGGCATCTACCTGATCGGACTCGTTTGCGAATGGCTTAAAAGCGAGGGTGGCATTTCGGAGATCGAGCGGCGAAATCTTGCAAAGGCTACAAATCTATATTCCGCGATCGACGCAAGCGATGGCTTTTATTGCGGCCACGCAGAACGGTCGGTACGATCGCTGATGAATGTTACATTTCGCTTGCTAAACGAAGAACTAGAGGAAAAATTTTGCAGTGAGGCGACCGATGCCGGCTTTGACGGACTTCGCGGACACCGTTCGCTTGGTGGAATAAGGGCGTCAATATATAACGCGTTTCCGCTCGAGGGCGTCGAGGCACTCGTTGGGTTTATGCAGGATTTTGCTCGCCGAAACGGCTAA
- a CDS encoding hemerythrin domain-containing protein, whose product MKNIIELLDLHSDLESMFLTHQRALLRFEFPKALELLNDYERCLLVHMQDEENILIPIYEQQAVVERGGNARLLLDDHKRMCNILELFKEQIELLTTDDEPDTRLLMLLDREAFYKRLCTHHDMREQQYLYPKLDAILSDEEKAALLGRITTDFEIEAT is encoded by the coding sequence GTGAAAAACATAATCGAACTTCTCGATCTGCATAGTGATCTCGAATCAATGTTTCTTACACATCAGCGAGCATTGCTGCGTTTTGAATTTCCTAAAGCTCTGGAACTTCTAAACGACTATGAGCGATGCCTGCTGGTCCATATGCAGGACGAGGAAAACATCCTGATACCGATCTACGAACAGCAGGCGGTCGTCGAACGCGGCGGCAACGCCCGTCTATTGCTCGACGATCATAAACGGATGTGCAACATTTTAGAGCTATTCAAAGAGCAGATAGAGTTACTCACAACTGACGACGAACCGGACACGCGTTTATTGATGCTGCTAGACCGCGAGGCTTTTTACAAACGACTGTGTACGCATCACGATATGAGAGAGCAACAGTATCTCTATCCGAAACTCGACGCTATTTTGTCCGACGAAGAAAAGGCAGCACTGCTCGGACGAATCACGACCGACTTTGAAATTGAAGCGACTTGA
- a CDS encoding YceH family protein — protein MPEILNETEARILGALVEKQLTTPEYYPLTLNALVNACNQKNNRDPVVSYDDRIVTETLERLRDRNIVYVYYGSTSRVPKYKHMLPSIYELEPGEVAVMCVMLLRGPQTLGELRTRTERLYEFSGLGEVQETLDGLIRRDDPLVLKLERLPGQKEARFAHLLSGDIDVEALAVAQATSHSRVGSGERLEKLEADIARLRTEIETIKETFEEFRKQFE, from the coding sequence ATGCCCGAAATACTTAATGAAACCGAAGCGCGGATACTTGGGGCTCTGGTAGAAAAACAGCTCACGACGCCCGAGTATTACCCGTTGACCCTCAACGCACTTGTTAACGCCTGTAATCAAAAGAATAATCGTGATCCTGTAGTGTCGTACGATGACCGTATTGTGACCGAGACGCTTGAGCGTCTGCGGGACCGAAATATTGTCTATGTCTACTACGGCAGCACAAGTCGCGTACCAAAATATAAGCATATGCTGCCAAGCATATACGAGCTTGAGCCTGGCGAGGTCGCGGTGATGTGCGTAATGTTGCTCAGAGGGCCGCAAACGCTCGGTGAACTGCGAACCAGGACTGAGCGGCTTTATGAATTTTCGGGGTTGGGAGAGGTTCAGGAAACGCTCGATGGCCTGATCAGGCGTGATGATCCGCTCGTCTTAAAACTTGAGCGCCTGCCGGGTCAAAAGGAAGCTCGGTTCGCTCACCTTTTGTCCGGCGATATCGACGTCGAAGCACTTGCCGTCGCTCAGGCTACGTCGCACTCTCGGGTCGGCAGCGGCGAAAGACTTGAAAAATTAGAAGCAGATATCGCTAGACTCAGAACCGAGATCGAAACGATAAAGGAAACATTCGAAGAATTTCGCAAACAGTTCGAATAA
- a CDS encoding PaaI family thioesterase, with product MENTKSLQERYSPDSICFGCGPANPKGLHINSFPEGDEVVAEWHSEDHHQAFPGMLNGGIIGALLDCHSNWTATYFLMKRDGKDEPDCTVTADFHVKLFRPTPSDATIYLRAKVVESREDRATVEAQLIANEKVCATCLGTFVAVKEGHPAYHRW from the coding sequence ATGGAAAATACAAAATCTTTGCAAGAGCGATATTCGCCGGACAGTATCTGTTTCGGTTGCGGACCGGCAAACCCGAAAGGGCTCCATATCAATAGCTTTCCGGAGGGCGATGAGGTCGTCGCGGAGTGGCACTCTGAAGATCATCATCAGGCATTTCCGGGTATGCTTAACGGCGGAATAATCGGTGCGTTGCTCGATTGCCATTCCAATTGGACCGCAACGTATTTCCTGATGAAACGCGACGGCAAGGACGAACCCGACTGTACCGTCACTGCGGACTTTCACGTCAAACTATTTAGGCCGACGCCGAGCGATGCGACGATCTATCTACGGGCAAAGGTGGTCGAGTCCCGTGAAGACCGGGCGACCGTCGAAGCTCAATTGATAGCGAATGAAAAGGTTTGTGCAACCTGTCTCGGAACCTTCGTCGCCGTAAAAGAAGGCCATCCTGCATATCATCGCTGGTAA
- the aspS gene encoding aspartate--tRNA ligase: MLDVLGNLERTHSCGELREDDVGKQVVLMGWVAKKRDFGVLTFIDLRDREGVTQVVMNEDDAGEAHQKAKYLRGEFVIAVKGEVVMREGTHNAKLATGDIEVHASEILILNDAKVPPFQLEVAGSENLADESTRLKYRYLDLRRPQLQHNIRMRAKAVSAIREYFDDRGFIEIETPILLKSTPEGARDFIVPSRIHTGKFFALPQSPQILKQLTMISGFDKYYQIARCFRDEDLRADRQPEFTQLDMEMSFANQEMAYREIEGMFGHVFKLIGVDLPAQWPRMTHAEAMRRFGSDKPDLRFDMELIDLSSHLRETDFVPFATTLSSGGEVKCLVAKGKAEYSRKQLDELQDFAKRYGAGALAWIKIGDEVTSSLLKVLGDAKIAELAAASGAEKGDLVLIIAGRKSVVAASLGALRVEVAKREGLIDRALFKPLIVTEFPMFEHEEDSDSYAAAHHPFTSPMDEDLELFKTAVNDDNQHHLLGQVRAKAYDAVINGYECAGGSIRIHQKDIQALNFKALGLTAEKARERFGFFLDALEYGTPPHGGFAAGVERTCMILCGTENIRDVMAFPKTASAQDLMMDSPGEVDTSQLKELGINVSDLSN, translated from the coding sequence ATGTTGGATGTACTTGGAAATTTGGAACGAACACATTCTTGTGGTGAACTTCGTGAGGACGATGTTGGTAAACAAGTTGTGCTTATGGGATGGGTAGCCAAAAAACGTGATTTCGGCGTACTTACATTTATAGATCTGCGCGATCGCGAGGGTGTGACCCAAGTCGTAATGAACGAAGATGATGCCGGTGAGGCCCACCAAAAGGCAAAGTATCTGCGCGGCGAATTCGTCATTGCGGTTAAGGGCGAGGTCGTGATGCGTGAGGGTACGCATAACGCAAAGCTTGCGACAGGCGATATCGAAGTTCACGCGAGTGAGATCCTGATCCTGAATGATGCCAAGGTTCCACCTTTTCAGCTCGAGGTCGCCGGCAGCGAAAATCTCGCTGATGAATCGACGCGGCTCAAATATCGCTATCTCGACCTTCGCCGGCCGCAACTCCAACACAACATCCGAATGCGTGCCAAGGCGGTCTCGGCGATCCGAGAATATTTTGACGATCGGGGATTTATCGAGATCGAAACTCCGATTTTGTTAAAATCCACGCCGGAAGGCGCGAGGGATTTTATTGTTCCATCGCGGATCCATACGGGCAAGTTCTTCGCCCTGCCACAGTCGCCGCAGATATTGAAACAGCTTACGATGATCTCGGGATTTGATAAGTATTACCAGATCGCCCGTTGTTTTCGCGACGAAGACCTCCGGGCGGATCGACAACCAGAGTTTACTCAGCTTGATATGGAAATGTCATTTGCCAACCAGGAGATGGCATACCGCGAGATAGAAGGGATGTTTGGCCACGTCTTCAAGCTGATCGGCGTTGATCTGCCGGCACAATGGCCGCGAATGACGCACGCCGAAGCTATGCGTCGATTTGGCTCGGACAAACCGGACCTTCGGTTTGATATGGAACTCATCGATCTCAGCTCTCACTTGCGCGAAACGGATTTTGTGCCGTTTGCAACGACTCTGTCATCGGGCGGCGAGGTTAAGTGCTTAGTCGCGAAGGGTAAGGCCGAGTATTCACGGAAACAACTCGACGAATTGCAGGATTTTGCAAAGCGTTACGGCGCCGGAGCTTTGGCTTGGATCAAGATCGGCGACGAAGTGACCTCGTCGCTGCTCAAGGTCCTCGGAGACGCAAAGATCGCAGAACTCGCGGCGGCCTCCGGTGCCGAAAAAGGCGATCTCGTCCTGATCATCGCCGGGCGCAAATCAGTGGTCGCGGCCTCGCTAGGAGCATTACGGGTCGAGGTTGCCAAACGCGAGGGGTTGATCGACCGTGCATTGTTCAAACCACTGATCGTGACGGAGTTTCCGATGTTCGAACACGAAGAGGACAGCGATTCCTACGCCGCGGCGCATCATCCGTTCACGTCTCCGATGGATGAGGACCTCGAACTCTTTAAGACTGCTGTAAATGACGATAACCAGCATCATTTACTAGGGCAGGTAAGAGCAAAGGCATACGACGCCGTGATCAATGGATACGAATGTGCGGGCGGATCGATCCGCATACATCAAAAGGACATACAGGCTTTGAACTTCAAAGCACTAGGATTGACTGCCGAAAAAGCTCGCGAACGTTTCGGATTTTTCCTGGACGCTCTCGAGTATGGTACGCCGCCGCACGGAGGATTTGCCGCCGGAGTCGAGCGAACGTGTATGATCCTATGCGGCACGGAGAATATCCGCGACGTGATGGCCTTTCCAAAGACCGCGTCGGCACAGGACCTGATGATGGACTCGCCAGGTGAAGTTGATACGTCACAATTGAAGGAACTCGGGATCAATGTGTCAGATTTATCGAACTAA
- a CDS encoding phosphatidate cytidylyltransferase: MKTRLLTAAIALPIIIASIILPIYYPQAIWLFVVIAASALAAGLFEFYSLTKKLELKADAAIGYAGAAVLFVGFIFDAPAKMPEILLLTLALLIVAVLISQTFRFQADFSKMLTGIGVTIVGVLYVAFLGGFLVATRVGFENGSNLSTHLLAYFFLVIFGSDAGAYFAGRSFGKHKLAPNISPGKTVEGLIGGLVAAAAFAVLSTFWFFPELPFKWSIPLAIVLAAVGVLGDLCESAMKRGSKTKDAASILPGHGGLLDRLDSLLFGAPILYYFSRFYF; encoded by the coding sequence ATGAAAACTCGATTGCTAACGGCCGCGATCGCTTTGCCGATCATCATTGCCTCGATAATACTTCCGATCTATTATCCCCAAGCGATATGGCTATTCGTGGTGATAGCCGCAAGCGCTCTGGCCGCCGGTTTATTCGAATTTTACTCGCTTACGAAAAAGCTCGAACTCAAGGCCGATGCAGCGATCGGTTATGCCGGGGCGGCGGTGCTGTTTGTCGGATTTATATTTGACGCTCCGGCAAAAATGCCTGAAATATTGCTGCTGACGCTCGCTCTGCTGATCGTGGCGGTGCTCATCTCACAGACGTTTCGGTTTCAGGCTGATTTTTCTAAGATGCTCACCGGCATCGGAGTCACTATCGTTGGTGTACTGTATGTGGCGTTTCTAGGCGGATTTCTCGTTGCAACGCGGGTCGGGTTTGAAAACGGTTCGAACTTGTCGACGCATTTGCTGGCTTATTTCTTTTTGGTGATCTTTGGTTCGGATGCCGGAGCATATTTTGCCGGACGCTCTTTTGGTAAGCATAAATTAGCTCCGAACATTTCGCCCGGAAAGACGGTCGAGGGACTTATCGGCGGCCTCGTAGCGGCGGCGGCGTTCGCGGTACTTTCAACATTTTGGTTCTTCCCGGAACTGCCGTTCAAATGGTCGATACCGCTTGCGATCGTACTGGCGGCCGTCGGGGTGCTTGGCGACCTTTGCGAAAGCGCGATGAAACGCGGCTCGAAAACAAAAGATGCGGCGTCGATCCTGCCCGGCCACGGGGGCTTGCTCGACCGGCTTGATAGTCTCCTTTTTGGGGCGCCGATACTTTATTATTTTTCTAGATTCTATTTTTAG
- a CDS encoding isoprenyl transferase — MKENFADIVKANTAESELLDAIDPERVPAHVAIIMDGNGRWAKRQGKPRIYGHRAGSESVKAIIDTCARLEVKAVTLYAFSTENWKRPRSEVSGLMSMLKRVLRRELDQVHNNNIRFQTIGDIDGLSPDVQRELAAATEKTRNNNGLIMNVALNYGGRAEITRAAQLAMVQLLKEGREISSLTEADIDRHLFTNGLPEIDLLIRTSGEFRISNFLLWQIAYSEIYVTPVLFPDFRRPQIFEAIIDYQKRDRRFGGVK, encoded by the coding sequence ATGAAAGAGAATTTTGCCGACATTGTCAAAGCGAATACGGCCGAGAGCGAGTTATTGGATGCGATCGATCCCGAGCGTGTGCCTGCACATGTCGCCATCATAATGGATGGAAATGGACGATGGGCGAAGCGGCAGGGAAAACCGCGAATATATGGCCATCGCGCCGGATCGGAGTCGGTCAAGGCCATAATCGACACCTGTGCCCGGTTAGAGGTCAAAGCAGTCACTCTTTACGCGTTTTCGACCGAAAACTGGAAGCGGCCCAGATCCGAGGTCTCGGGCCTAATGTCAATGCTCAAGCGCGTACTTCGACGAGAACTCGATCAGGTTCACAACAACAATATCCGTTTTCAGACGATCGGCGATATTGACGGATTGTCACCCGACGTACAGCGAGAGCTAGCGGCGGCAACCGAAAAGACCCGAAATAACAACGGACTCATAATGAACGTCGCACTCAATTATGGCGGACGTGCGGAGATCACCCGTGCCGCGCAACTCGCGATGGTGCAGTTGTTGAAAGAAGGCCGCGAGATCAGCAGTCTGACCGAGGCAGACATTGATCGCCATTTATTTACGAACGGTTTGCCGGAGATAGACCTTTTGATCCGGACTAGCGGTGAATTTCGAATCTCAAATTTTTTGTTGTGGCAGATCGCATATAGCGAGATATATGTGACGCCCGTTCTGTTTCCGGATTTCAGGCGGCCTCAGATATTTGAAGCCATCATTGACTATCAGAAGCGCGACCGCCGCTTCGGCGGGGTGAAGTAA
- a CDS encoding DUF952 domain-containing protein: MLIFHIVLPRDWDAFEGDEYSSASLAAEGFIHCSYAHQLDAVIERYYDGAESLVLLTVDTGQMGARLVEEPSTGGEVYPHIYGTIRRSEIVGVETREI, translated from the coding sequence ATGCTAATATTTCACATCGTTTTGCCTAGGGATTGGGATGCGTTCGAGGGTGATGAATACTCATCAGCGAGTTTGGCTGCGGAGGGCTTTATTCACTGTAGCTACGCCCATCAACTCGATGCCGTGATCGAGCGTTATTACGATGGTGCAGAAAGCCTGGTACTCCTGACAGTCGATACGGGTCAGATGGGCGCCAGGTTGGTCGAGGAGCCATCGACCGGCGGCGAAGTTTATCCTCACATATATGGAACAATCCGGCGCAGCGAGATAGTCGGTGTAGAGACAAGAGAAATTTAG